In the genome of Streptomyces fagopyri, the window GCGCGCGGTTGTGGTCGAGGCGCGTCATCGCGGTGAAGCGCTCGGCCGGTACGTCCGGGGCGGCGGCCTGCGCGATGAGGGCGTTGGTGTTGGCCGGGTTGCCCACGACGAGGACCTTGATGTCGTCCGCGGCGTGGTCGTTGATGGCCTTGCCCTGCGGCTTGAAGATGCCGCCGTTGGCCGACAGCAGGTCGCCGCGCTCCATGCCCTTGGTGCGCGGGCGGGCGCCGACGAGCAGAGCGACGTTCGCGCCGTCGAAGGCGACGTCGGGGCTGTCCGAGATGTCGATCCCCGCGAGGAGCGGGAAGGCGCAGTCGTCGAGCTCCATGGCGGTGCCCTCGGCGGCCTTGAGCGCCGGCGTGATCTCCAGGAGGCGCAGCTTGACCGGCACGTCCGCGCCGAGCAACTGGCCGGAGGCGATGCGGAAGAGCAGGGCGTAACCGATCTGGCCGGCCGCGCCGGTGACGGTGACGTTCACGGGAGTGCGGGTCATGGCGTTCTCCGTATGACAGCTGGCGGTGGGGCGTCCCTGCCCCGGGGTGCAGGATCGTCCCGTGCGTCCACCGCAATGATCGATCAAAGGTGCCGATGATCGATCTCTCGGCGTCAAGAGAGATCCGCCGTCAGGCTATCGCGCATCCGATACCCCCGTCGGCCGGGTCCCGTGTGGCCCACCCCACAGAGGCCCCGAACGGGCGGCCGCCCCCCTGGGGGTGGCGGCCGCCGAGGGGGTGCCGGGTTCCGTCCGGGGGCGGGTACGCGTCCCGTCCCTCCCGGACGTCGCCGGATCCCGTGGGGGTTGTCTGTCCGCCTGCCCCCTCCGGGACCGGCTATTCCCCCCAACTTTCGCTCGCCCCCGCCGCCCCTGCCCTCCCCCAGGCTCGCGGCTTCGTTCGATGAGTGGGACCCCCGTCGTCCCGTACCTGGGGGCTGCCGCCTCCGGACCCCCGCGCCGGCCTCAAGGGCCTTGTCCTCGAACGCCGGAAGGGCTGAGGGCGCGGGCCCGCATCTCCAGCCCGTCCGGCGCTCGATGACGAGCCCTTCGGGCGACGCGGGGGTCCAGGGGGCGCGGCGCCCCTGGCGGGGGACCGGGGGCGGAGCCCCGGGGAGGGGTCGGGCAGGGGCGGCGGCTACCTCACCGCGTACACCCCCGCTGCCCCGACTTCAACGTCACGCACGCCTTCGCCTCACCCACGTCCTTGACGGCGATCATCGGCGTATACGCGTCGGTGTCGGTGTCGGTGTCCACGGACCCGCTCTGCCCGGGTGCGCCACCGGCGGACACCACGACCGAGTCACCGGCCACGGCCTGCGTGATACGCGCCCAGGCCGCCGCACAGGTCTTGCTGTAGCGGACCTCGACGAGCGTCGTACCGACCGTGACGCTGGTGGAAGTGGTCGCCAACCGCCCCCCGCAGCCCATGTTCTCCGGGTCCTTGCCCGTGCAGTCGCTGCCGCCGCACTTCACCCCGGCCGGCAGGTCGGGATGGACGGCGGCGGACGTCGTGGCCGCCTTGGGCGTGCCCTGGTTCTTCTTGTCACCGCCGCCCCCCGTGAGGAGAACGGCCACGCCGATGACGACGAGCGCACCCACGACGCCCGCGAGGAACATCGTCAGCCGCCGCCTGCGCCGCGCCCTGTCGGCCGACACCCCGTCGGACGACGCCCCCGCGGGCGGCCGCGCACCCGCCGACGCGCCCCCCGTGGACGCGGCGGGCCTCGCCGGACCGGCGGCCACCGGCGGTCCGAACCGCCCCGGGTCCCCGGACGGCGGCGTGGCGACGGCCCCCCAGCCGCCACCCCGCGAAGCCCCTCCGGAGGAGGACCCGCCGGACGAGGAACCACCGGGCGCGCCACCCGCGGGCGGCGACGAGGTCCCGGACACCGCGTCCTCCACCTCCGCCGCGGTCGGCTGCGGCGGCACCGACGGCACCACACCCGCGGGCCCGGCGATCCCGGGCATCAGGGTCGCGCCGCGGCCGTTGCGGGCCCGCCTGCCGTCGCTCCCGTTCGCCGGGTGCGCCCCGGCCTCCCCCAGCGCGGCCCGCGCCTGGGAGATGCGGATCGCTTCCATGGTCATGTCGTGGCGCATCTCCGAACGGCTCCAGGCGCGCTCGGCGAGCTCCCACATCGTGGTCAGATGAACGGGACTGGTCCCGGTCACCTCGGCCAGGGCGACGACCGCGCCCTTGGGCGCGAGGAGCCGGCCGTTGAGGTAACGCTCCCAGGACGTCCTGCTGTAGCCGGTGCGGTCGGCCAGAGCGGCGATCCCCAGCCCGCTCCGGTCGACCAATCGGCGCAGCTGGACAGCGAACTCCTTGACCTGCGGATCGAGTTCATCCGGCAAGGCCTTCCAACGAGGCATTGCTCTTCCCCCCTGCTTCTTTCCCCCCGTGCGTGCCTGACATTTCCCCCCGCACGACTCCCCCGGACTCCCCACCGCGTGCGGGCGAGGGGGTGGCCCATCGCCGCCGAGTCCCCGTTCTGGTTACCCACAGGGATGCGCACGTCCGGGACCTCAGTTCCCGAAACGGGGGCGCACCGGAGCGTTCGAGCCGGGGCACGCGCCGTTGCACGCCCGTCGGGCCGCGGTCCCAGTGTCCCATTTCCCCCGCGCCGCCCAAACGGACTTGCACCCTCCGCACGGACGTGCTCCAGACCAGGGCGCGGGACCTCCCTGCCCGCCCCGGCGGTCCTGGCCGCCCCGGCCGGACCCTCGAACCCGACGAAGAGCCGGCACAGCGGGACGAGGGGCACGACCTCGCCGATCGTAGGAGTGCTCGGGTCACCCGAGAGCGACAGCGCCCGCGACAGCGACGAGGAGGAGCGTGAGGACGAGCAACGCGGCGGAGAGAAGGACGCGTCCCGTGCGCGGGCCGGGCGGGGGCTCCTCGTCGAGCAGGTCCCACCACGGAAGGGTGGGCTCCTCCTCGTACGCGCCCGCACCGCCGTCCACGCCCTGCCGCGCACCGTCGTGTCCACCGTGTCCGTCGTGCGTGTCGTGGGTGCCGTCGCGCCCGCCGGGGTCCGGGGCGCCCACCGGAAGACGCAGCGGCGCGGGCTCGCGGGGCCAGACCCGTACCGCCAACTCCCACCGCACGCCGAAGCGTTCGGCCTCGGCGTCCGGGAGGCCCGCGACCCGGCACAGGGCGGCGACCGCCTGCCGGGGTGGCGGCTGGGTCGCGTTGAGGTAGCGCTGCCAGGACGACTTGCTGTACGCGGTGCGCGCGCCCAGGGCGACCAGGCTCAGCCCGGTGCTGTCCTTGAGCAGCCGCACCTGCTCGACGAAGTGCCGCACCTCCGCGGGAAGTTCCTCCGGCAACGGCTGCCAGGCACCCATCGCTCACCCACCTCCTGCGGCGTTCCGCGGACGTTCGCCCGCCTCCGGCGTTCCCTGAGCGAGGGACGGCGCCGGGCGGTGGGACGGTTCCCGTCACGCGGCGGGGACACGGTGGCGGAATGGTCACTTCCGTGCCACAGCGAACTGCCGGCTGTTGTCCAGCCCGTTCCGGTGCAGAAGGGTTGTCCCCGGGCGGCCCGGCCGCCCGGCCGCGGCCCGTCCTTACTCGGGGGAGGGGACGGGTCGCGGCGCCGTGCGCGGGCGGCGCGGCGGCTTCAGCGGACCGTGAAGTGCAGCGTGTCGTCCAGGAACGGGATCTCCAGCAGCGGATGGGGCTGCGCCATCAGCGCGAGCAGCACGATGGCGAGGCCCAGCACGCCGTACGTGACCATGTCCGTGAAGCGGGAACGGACCGCGAGCATGCCCACGTCGGGCAGTATCCAGCGCATCACCGCGCCGGCCAGCAACGCGACACCGATCAGGATCGTGCCGACCCGGAACGCGTCCAGCGCGATCAGC includes:
- a CDS encoding helix-turn-helix domain-containing protein — its product is MGAWQPLPEELPAEVRHFVEQVRLLKDSTGLSLVALGARTAYSKSSWQRYLNATQPPPRQAVAALCRVAGLPDAEAERFGVRWELAVRVWPREPAPLRLPVGAPDPGGRDGTHDTHDGHGGHDGARQGVDGGAGAYEEEPTLPWWDLLDEEPPPGPRTGRVLLSAALLVLTLLLVAVAGAVALG
- a CDS encoding helix-turn-helix domain-containing protein, with translation MPRWKALPDELDPQVKEFAVQLRRLVDRSGLGIAALADRTGYSRTSWERYLNGRLLAPKGAVVALAEVTGTSPVHLTTMWELAERAWSRSEMRHDMTMEAIRISQARAALGEAGAHPANGSDGRRARNGRGATLMPGIAGPAGVVPSVPPQPTAAEVEDAVSGTSSPPAGGAPGGSSSGGSSSGGASRGGGWGAVATPPSGDPGRFGPPVAAGPARPAASTGGASAGARPPAGASSDGVSADRARRRRRLTMFLAGVVGALVVIGVAVLLTGGGGDKKNQGTPKAATTSAAVHPDLPAGVKCGGSDCTGKDPENMGCGGRLATTSTSVTVGTTLVEVRYSKTCAAAWARITQAVAGDSVVVSAGGAPGQSGSVDTDTDTDAYTPMIAVKDVGEAKACVTLKSGQRGCTR